A genomic segment from Chitinophagaceae bacterium encodes:
- the rfaE2 gene encoding D-glycero-beta-D-manno-heptose 1-phosphate adenylyltransferase, whose protein sequence is MKSIQAIPAKIFSPADLLKQLKRWRLLNKKIVFTNGVFDMLHQGHIASFTEAAQQADILIVGINSDASVKRLKGPGRPVQNENARALILASLVITDAIVIFEEDTPLHLIRSILPDVLVKGGDYTVDQIAGAKEVIAHGGKIHIAKIVAGFSTTETINKICGGA, encoded by the coding sequence ATGAAATCAATACAGGCAATTCCAGCGAAAATATTTTCACCGGCTGATTTATTAAAGCAACTCAAAAGATGGCGCTTACTCAATAAAAAAATTGTTTTTACCAATGGAGTTTTCGACATGTTGCACCAAGGCCATATTGCAAGCTTTACCGAAGCGGCACAGCAGGCCGATATTTTAATAGTAGGCATAAACTCCGATGCATCTGTAAAAAGGTTAAAAGGCCCGGGCAGGCCGGTACAAAATGAAAATGCCAGGGCATTAATTTTGGCAAGCCTTGTAATAACGGATGCTATCGTAATTTTTGAAGAAGATACACCGTTACACCTTATTAGGTCCATACTCCCGGATGTATTGGTAAAAGGCGGCGATTATACTGTTGACCAAATTGCCGGCGCCAAAGAAGTAATAGCACATGGCGGTAAAATACATATTGCTAAGATTGTAGCTGGTTTTTCTACAACCGAAACCATAAATAAAATATGCGGTGGCGCATAA
- the ppk1 gene encoding polyphosphate kinase 1, with the protein MKKNNFIPRDISWLAFNNRVLQEAADKTVPLRERIKFLGIVSNNLDEFFRVRVAALKKMQELGQKGKLNPNENPGKILETIHEVLLRQQNSFEKIWEATKRELKQEKIYLVNDEQLHRRQKGFVRNYFLEEVRNFIVPLMIENMRAMPVLNDKSLYLACTLAKADNSLPIRFALVSIPVNRLPRFVILPAFNDKKYIILLEDIIKFCLPEVFSFFGYNKFTAHVIKVTRDAEIDIDNDVSTTFIQKIEKGLKSRKKGRTVRFIYDKNINIFLLTYLVKRLGLSKKENMIAGGRIHNFKDFMDFPQEVFDKKNIRKKPFTHPVLKNAQSVTAKILEQDVMLHFPYHSFESVIDLLREAAIDPCVTNISISFYRLAPKSKIINALINAVKNGKQVTVMLELRARFEEADNLAWKNELEEAGVTVLIGHPHRKVHAKICSIRRKDGNSIKHYGFINTGNLNEKTALVYGDHCLLTANPLLLADINRIFQYLENPKSNNHLLKACKKVSVSPYLMRSFWVKHIEKEIKNARKNKPAAITVKLNSLSDVTLINKLAEAARAGVEVNLIIRGICSMFTENIKFKKPIKAISIIDEYLEHARVIIFKNGGQQKVFISSADWMSRNLDYRLEVCCSITNTEIKNEILDIINIQLSDNCKARVLNNALQNKYVTNSLKPVRSQLKTYEYLFSKLHNKTGHVMPQ; encoded by the coding sequence TTGAAAAAAAACAATTTTATCCCCAGGGACATTAGCTGGCTGGCATTTAACAACCGGGTTTTGCAGGAAGCTGCGGATAAAACTGTGCCCTTAAGAGAACGCATTAAATTTTTAGGAATTGTTTCCAACAACCTTGATGAATTTTTTAGGGTAAGAGTGGCAGCATTAAAGAAAATGCAGGAGCTTGGCCAAAAAGGCAAATTGAACCCTAACGAAAACCCGGGAAAAATATTGGAAACCATACATGAAGTCCTCCTACGGCAACAAAACAGTTTTGAAAAAATTTGGGAAGCAACAAAAAGAGAACTGAAGCAGGAGAAAATTTACCTGGTAAATGACGAACAGCTTCACCGCCGCCAAAAAGGGTTTGTTCGCAATTATTTTCTTGAGGAAGTAAGAAATTTTATTGTACCGTTAATGATAGAAAACATGAGGGCCATGCCCGTGCTCAATGACAAATCCCTTTACCTGGCCTGTACCCTTGCCAAAGCCGACAATAGCCTTCCCATTCGCTTTGCGCTGGTATCTATTCCCGTAAACCGATTACCTAGATTTGTGATATTACCGGCTTTTAATGATAAAAAATATATTATCCTCCTTGAAGACATTATAAAGTTTTGCCTGCCCGAAGTATTTTCGTTTTTTGGCTACAATAAATTTACAGCCCATGTAATTAAAGTTACCAGGGATGCAGAAATTGATATTGATAATGATGTTTCCACCACTTTTATCCAAAAAATTGAAAAGGGTTTAAAGAGCAGGAAGAAAGGCCGTACGGTAAGGTTTATTTACGATAAAAACATAAATATATTTTTACTCACTTATCTCGTAAAGAGGCTTGGCCTCTCCAAAAAAGAAAACATGATAGCCGGGGGCCGCATCCATAATTTTAAAGATTTTATGGACTTTCCACAGGAGGTTTTTGATAAAAAAAATATCCGGAAAAAGCCTTTTACCCACCCGGTTCTCAAAAATGCACAAAGTGTAACTGCCAAAATTTTGGAGCAAGATGTGATGCTGCATTTTCCCTATCATTCATTTGAAAGTGTTATAGATTTGCTCCGTGAAGCCGCTATCGACCCCTGTGTAACCAATATCAGTATTTCATTTTACCGGCTGGCGCCAAAATCAAAAATTATTAATGCGCTCATTAATGCAGTAAAAAACGGTAAGCAGGTTACCGTAATGCTCGAGTTAAGGGCAAGGTTTGAAGAAGCGGATAACCTTGCCTGGAAAAATGAATTGGAAGAAGCAGGCGTTACTGTTTTAATTGGCCATCCCCATAGAAAAGTACATGCAAAAATTTGTTCTATCCGCAGAAAAGATGGCAACTCCATTAAGCATTATGGCTTTATAAATACAGGGAATCTCAATGAAAAAACCGCATTGGTTTACGGTGACCATTGCCTGCTTACAGCCAATCCATTACTACTTGCCGATATAAACAGGATTTTTCAATACCTCGAAAACCCAAAATCCAACAATCATTTACTCAAAGCATGCAAAAAAGTAAGCGTATCACCCTATTTAATGAGGAGCTTTTGGGTAAAGCATATTGAAAAAGAAATTAAAAATGCCCGTAAAAATAAACCAGCTGCCATCACGGTAAAACTCAATTCATTGAGCGATGTAACCTTAATCAATAAATTAGCCGAAGCTGCCCGGGCAGGCGTGGAAGTAAACCTCATCATAAGGGGTATATGCAGCATGTTTACAGAAAACATTAAATTTAAAAAACCTATTAAGGCCATTAGTATTATTGATGAATACCTTGAACATGCAAGGGTAATTATTTTTAAAAATGGCGGGCAACAAAAAGTATTTATTTCATCGGCAGACTGGATGTCAAGGAACCTCGATTACCGGCTGGAAGTATGCTGCTCCATAACTAATACCGAAATAAAAAATGAAATTTTAGACATCATCAATATACAGCTTTCAGATAATTGCAAGGCAAGGGTTTTAAATAACGCCTTACAAAATAAATATGTAACCAATTCATTAAAGCCGGTACGCTCACAGTTGAAAACCTATGAATATCTTTTTTCAAAATTACACAATAAAACAGGCCATGTGATGCCGCAGTAA